CTCCACAGCTACGTCGCATTTATCCCAATTTAAACAGTTAATACGCGGCGGCAGAGCCAACCAATACGATTCCTTAATGCCAAATTCTTTAAATGTTAAATTAATAGGCTTATAAAATAAATTATCAATATGCAAACTATCAAATATCCTTTTACATCGTTCTGAAACCAGAGGTATGCAGCCAGATATAAGAAAATCAGGAAATTCCATGCCGCCGTCTTCAGAAACTTCGCTTTCCAGCAATAAATGGTCTAAATATTGAAATTCAGAATTCAAACAACCAGAAAACAACCGTTCTTTCAATGAATCACTTAATTTTATATATTCCTCTACACAAGTTTCAGCGTACATGATATAAAACTTCATAGACCAGCCTCACTCAATCGTTCTTTAATTTTTCTCACAGGTGCTGCATAGGAACTTGTGCTGTTTCGCAGAAAAACCAGTATTTCTGTATCATGGGATTGCAAAATTTTTTCTGTTGATTTTCCTGAACAATCAGGCAACTTCAGTATATGTTTGGAATCTACCTGAAAAGGCAGTTTATTGACATCTACGCTGCCAATCTCAATAAAGTGTTCAATATTTTCACAAAAGAAAATACAAGCTTTTCTGCTTACTTCGTCACTAAGTCCAAATTCCTGCGGATTAATTTCTGAAGGATGACAAATTGGATTAAATGCCAAATTGGCATCTTTATTGATAATTGTCTCTTCAAAACGCTTCACCCTATATTTTTCTAAAACCACATTTTCATCATTGCTTCCTCCTTTGACTACGGCAATTTTTCCTGTTCTTGGCAGTCCAAACGTATAGCGGAATGCTTCTAACGATACATAATAGGGATAACTGTGATGAGGTTTTTCTCGGAATGCTGCCAAATATTTTTTTATTTTTGTCGAAAGATTATTCATACGTAAGACAAATGCTGCATTTTGGCGCGGCGTATTGCGACAAACTTTTCGCTGGCACAGCGACAACTGAATCTTACTCATCTCATTTTCTACAAGCTCAGCATAATTTCTTAGTTCCTTAGCTTCTTTTTTAGTAAAAAGCTTAATACGCTGATGAAAAATGGGAATTTCATCTTTAGCAAAAGTATAACTATGCCCCCCTAAATGCCATTGAATCCCAGTCATGCTCATGGCATCATACGCACTAATATTCTTTTTCACTGCGTCATCGGCCTTTTGACGATATTCCCGATCTTTAGAAATCAGCATAATACAGTTAGCTGCACCATTTATATCATACCCTTTATAGGTCGTATTGCCGCTATTTTTCATCTCATTGTAGAAATTCGCCAAACGCACGATTTCCGGATATTTTTTAAATACCTGATTGCCCGAAATAAGGTGGTGTGCTGCATTAGTCCAATACGATTCATTCTTATTCCCCAAGACAGATTCGTAGTATATATCATATTCATCTTTTTCGCGTTCAGGCTTATTTTCATAATTTTTCCGTAAGACAGATGAATCATTATGTACTTCTGTCGATGCCTTTGGATACAAACAAGTCCTGCATTTTTCCCCTTGGTCCATGTTGCACAGCAAAGGCACTAATACAGGTTCGTCTCGCTCTTCTTCACATCTCTGCCGTATTGCAACTGGACTTTCCTTATTAACAGTCAACGGCATTCTCGCCTTTGAAGGATTTTCAGCTTCCATCTTGGCAGGATGCTCCTTGCCTGCGACGGCTTCAGGAGACCTGGAAAATATGGCCTTATCCTCAGCAGGAAGCTCTCCCCTGCTGGCCGAATGAAGCCAATTAACTGCGCTGACATCCAGGTCATTCCCGTCTCCGACTTTAAAATTCATGCTCGCTTTTACCCGAATGAGGCCTCCGCATACTGTACACACATTAAAGGATTTTTCCGTCAAAAATGGCATACTTTGCCTAAATGTAACATTCCGCTTAAAACCGCGCCAGGTTCCCAGAGAACATCGGCACGGCTGCGGAGCGCCCTGTGCCT
This region of Megasphaera stantonii genomic DNA includes:
- a CDS encoding imm11 family protein, producing the protein MKFYIMYAETCVEEYIKLSDSLKERLFSGCLNSEFQYLDHLLLESEVSEDGGMEFPDFLISGCIPLVSERCKRIFDSLHIDNLFYKPINLTFKEFGIKESYWLALPPRINCLNWDKCDVAVENNEFLSAEEQMQEVMHISINSATVGNYKIFKLAHVVNQEIIVTEEVKHAVEHENLKNVYFKDVEGENASGIDNGNFKTDF
- a CDS encoding AHH domain-containing protein; the encoded protein is MIPYLTENTVFGCSLAPSAIIRCREGNNRKVTYNGVNLLTTGAKAQVKVGICPILTAQAQGAPQPCRCSLGTWRGFKRNVTFRQSMPFLTEKSFNVCTVCGGLIRVKASMNFKVGDGNDLDVSAVNWLHSASRGELPAEDKAIFSRSPEAVAGKEHPAKMEAENPSKARMPLTVNKESPVAIRQRCEEERDEPVLVPLLCNMDQGEKCRTCLYPKASTEVHNDSSVLRKNYENKPEREKDEYDIYYESVLGNKNESYWTNAAHHLISGNQVFKKYPEIVRLANFYNEMKNSGNTTYKGYDINGAANCIMLISKDREYRQKADDAVKKNISAYDAMSMTGIQWHLGGHSYTFAKDEIPIFHQRIKLFTKKEAKELRNYAELVENEMSKIQLSLCQRKVCRNTPRQNAAFVLRMNNLSTKIKKYLAAFREKPHHSYPYYVSLEAFRYTFGLPRTGKIAVVKGGSNDENVVLEKYRVKRFEETIINKDANLAFNPICHPSEINPQEFGLSDEVSRKACIFFCENIEHFIEIGSVDVNKLPFQVDSKHILKLPDCSGKSTEKILQSHDTEILVFLRNSTSSYAAPVRKIKERLSEAGL